A window from Candidatus Poribacteria bacterium encodes these proteins:
- a CDS encoding tetratricopeptide repeat protein has protein sequence MTKELNKECAEIYYNRGVAHAEKSEVELAIENYTKAIELKPDYADAYYNRGGAFLRLGEREKAKSDLAVARHLGSDSIVALDKILQDYDRAWKVLGNS, from the coding sequence ATGACGAAAGAACTTAATAAAGAATGTGCCGAAATATATTACAATCGCGGGGTGGCGCATGCCGAAAAAAGTGAGGTTGAACTTGCGATTGAAAACTACACGAAAGCGATAGAACTCAAACCCGATTATGCTGATGCCTATTATAACCGCGGTGGGGCGTTTTTACGCCTCGGAGAACGGGAAAAAGCCAAATCTGACCTGGCAGTCGCAAGACATCTGGGAAGCGATAGCATCGTCGCCTTGGATAAGATACTGCAAGACTACGACCGCGCATGGAAAGTCCTCGGTAACTCATGA
- a CDS encoding type II toxin-antitoxin system death-on-curing family toxin, whose product MKYLTIEDILIIAVGHVDNYQLLNENQLHYLVGIVGEKFGDTDLFPTLFQKAAVYAHHIITGHIFFDGNKRIGLTCAIRFLELNGYSRCPDIEDSIIDLGFKIADGTITDIEMIADRIQSWIQ is encoded by the coding sequence ATGAAATATTTGACAATTGAAGATATTCTGATTATTGCCGTAGGACATGTGGATAACTATCAACTGCTAAATGAAAATCAGTTACACTATTTGGTTGGTATAGTGGGCGAAAAATTTGGCGATACCGATCTATTTCCAACTCTGTTCCAAAAAGCCGCTGTATATGCCCACCATATCATTACAGGGCATATATTTTTCGATGGGAATAAACGTATCGGTCTAACGTGTGCAATTAGGTTTTTAGAATTGAACGGCTATTCTCGATGCCCTGATATTGAGGATTCGATTATTGATCTTGGCTTTAAGATTGCAGATGGCACCATAACCGATATTGAAATGATTGCTGATCGTATACAGTCGTGGATTCAGTAA
- a CDS encoding 1-acyl-sn-glycerol-3-phosphate acyltransferase: protein MLDFKPPKPNTALIQVAKGFVPFINRLFLKGLTLDVDAESIARLKKIDGHPTVLSPNHAARADPAVMFCLSKRLSQQYYYMTARESYGKGKFDGLRGFLMQRFGAYSIVRGTADRNAFRTTRELLSKGNASLVIFAEGEISRQNDTVMRFERGIVQLCFWAVDDMAKASVDKPLYVVPIGIKYHYPRDMWDDIDAALTDLERSILPSADRTPIERYGRLRRIGVAIFKTLAAEYQYKVDETVPLDAHIQKLKEQILSHAEQIMGIHSDADVLTRVRALKNLVDAEVYKDIEQMTAYERKIHEELLQKFQRFYPDLERLINFIAISDGYVAEERSPERFLEVIVRLEREVFGASKIRGPRVASVRVGEPKNLRDCYDTYKAQKRETVEQVTLELETTVRALVTGVS from the coding sequence ATGTTAGATTTTAAACCCCCCAAGCCGAATACGGCTCTCATTCAGGTTGCGAAAGGATTTGTCCCGTTTATCAACCGCTTGTTTTTGAAGGGGTTAACGCTGGATGTAGATGCAGAGTCTATTGCTCGTCTAAAAAAAATAGATGGACATCCGACTGTATTATCCCCGAACCACGCGGCGCGCGCCGACCCTGCCGTTATGTTCTGCTTGTCCAAACGGCTCTCTCAGCAGTACTACTATATGACTGCACGCGAGAGTTATGGCAAAGGGAAATTCGATGGCTTACGCGGTTTTCTGATGCAACGGTTCGGGGCGTATTCCATCGTGCGTGGCACCGCGGACCGGAACGCATTCCGCACAACGCGGGAGCTCCTGTCAAAAGGCAACGCGTCCCTTGTTATCTTCGCGGAAGGGGAAATCTCACGTCAGAATGATACTGTCATGCGCTTTGAAAGGGGTATTGTTCAGCTCTGCTTCTGGGCTGTAGACGATATGGCGAAGGCGAGTGTGGACAAACCGTTGTATGTGGTTCCAATCGGAATCAAATACCATTACCCACGGGACATGTGGGACGACATTGATGCCGCCCTCACGGATTTGGAGCGGAGTATTCTCCCATCAGCGGATCGAACGCCGATTGAACGCTATGGACGGTTACGGCGTATCGGTGTCGCGATATTTAAAACGCTTGCAGCTGAGTATCAGTATAAAGTCGACGAGACCGTGCCGCTTGATGCACACATCCAGAAGTTGAAAGAGCAAATCTTGTCCCATGCTGAACAGATCATGGGCATCCACTCCGATGCCGACGTTCTCACAAGGGTGCGGGCGTTGAAAAATTTAGTCGATGCCGAAGTCTATAAAGACATTGAGCAGATGACGGCGTACGAACGGAAGATACATGAAGAACTGCTCCAGAAATTCCAGCGATTCTATCCCGACTTGGAGCGGTTAATTAATTTTATAGCGATTTCAGATGGATATGTCGCGGAAGAACGCTCACCAGAGCGGTTTCTTGAAGTGATTGTGCGTTTGGAGAGAGAAGTCTTTGGTGCGTCAAAAATTCGGGGACCGCGGGTTGCATCCGTCCGTGTCGGTGAACCCAAAAATCTCCGAGACTGTTACGATACCTACAAGGCACAGAAACGAGAAACGGTGGAGCAGGTAACCCTTGAACTTGAAACAACCGTGCGGGCGTTAGTCACGGGTGTATCATGA
- a CDS encoding sugar phosphate isomerase/epimerase produces MAKKLSIGSWAYAFGPYEDNPIPFDTVVKTLSELEFDGIEIGAFKPHIDINDYPMKSDRDAVRGLISYYGLEVSGLAADFWSHPGPATDEGQEDDKYYKLFKESLQLALDLGSPAIRVDTVDDPEEGIPGVEPEKAWDRIVSVWRRCAQVAEDHGVLMLWEFEPGFMFNKPSDIVNMPQAVGHPNFKVMFDTCHAQMCAVVGARQPGETETLGDNGVIDLARQLKGEIGHFHLIDSDNTLHGDETSTHAPFGEGVLDFDAIIPVIMDETGYDGDWFSIDLCFWPNAWDVTEDAKKFLTPYLERY; encoded by the coding sequence ATGGCAAAAAAATTGTCGATTGGAAGTTGGGCTTACGCATTTGGTCCCTATGAAGATAATCCTATTCCGTTTGATACCGTCGTCAAGACGCTCAGCGAACTTGAATTTGATGGTATTGAAATCGGGGCGTTTAAACCGCATATCGACATTAACGATTATCCGATGAAAAGTGACCGTGATGCTGTCAGGGGATTAATCTCCTATTACGGTTTGGAAGTCTCTGGATTAGCCGCTGATTTCTGGTCGCACCCCGGTCCCGCTACGGATGAGGGGCAAGAGGACGATAAATACTACAAATTGTTCAAAGAGAGTCTCCAACTCGCCCTGGATCTCGGATCGCCTGCGATTCGTGTGGATACGGTGGATGATCCCGAAGAAGGAATTCCTGGCGTTGAGCCTGAGAAAGCCTGGGATCGAATCGTCTCCGTCTGGAGACGCTGTGCCCAAGTCGCCGAAGATCACGGCGTGTTGATGCTCTGGGAATTTGAACCCGGATTTATGTTCAACAAACCCAGCGACATTGTCAATATGCCACAGGCAGTGGGTCATCCCAATTTCAAGGTGATGTTTGATACCTGTCATGCACAAATGTGTGCAGTTGTCGGTGCCCGGCAGCCCGGAGAGACGGAAACCCTCGGAGATAATGGGGTCATTGACCTTGCACGTCAGTTAAAAGGAGAGATTGGGCACTTCCACCTCATCGATTCCGATAACACGCTCCATGGCGACGAAACAAGCACGCATGCACCTTTCGGGGAGGGTGTGCTTGATTTTGACGCGATTATTCCGGTCATCATGGATGAGACTGGCTACGATGGTGATTGGTTCTCTATTGATCTCTGTTTCTGGCCCAATGCATGGGATGTCACGGAAGACGCAAAGAAATTCCTAACGCCCTATCTGGAACGGTATTAA
- the nadC gene encoding carboxylating nicotinate-nucleotide diphosphorylase: MLNLRSLDPLIDLAFEEDIGIGDITTEATVPPEQRAVGTLLAKSDGIVAGLPVAERVFAKLDETLSFRGLVTDGDAVKAGAPIAEVRGSAKTILIGERTALNFLQRLSGIATLTAQFVAAVAGYDTKIVDTRKTAAGWRAVQKYAVRVGGGQNHRFGLYDGVLIKDNHIVAAGGIGNAVQRARQIVPHTAKIEVEVESLDQVDEALKAGADILLLDNMAPSIMKSVVHEVGDLAVTEASGGITLDKVKTVAAAGVDLISVGALTHSAMPMDISLTLTLIAQ, from the coding sequence ATGTTGAATCTGCGTTCATTAGATCCCCTAATTGATTTGGCGTTTGAAGAAGATATCGGTATAGGTGATATAACAACAGAGGCAACGGTGCCGCCCGAACAGAGGGCTGTGGGAACCCTGCTTGCTAAGAGTGACGGCATTGTTGCAGGACTGCCAGTCGCCGAACGAGTCTTCGCAAAATTAGATGAAACGTTGTCGTTTCGTGGACTTGTCACTGATGGGGACGCTGTGAAGGCAGGTGCGCCGATTGCCGAGGTCCGGGGGAGTGCCAAAACGATTCTAATCGGAGAGCGGACCGCTCTTAATTTCCTGCAACGGCTTTCCGGGATAGCAACGCTCACCGCACAATTCGTGGCGGCAGTCGCTGGCTACGACACCAAAATCGTAGATACTCGGAAGACTGCAGCCGGATGGCGAGCGGTTCAGAAGTATGCCGTGCGTGTCGGCGGTGGACAAAACCACCGTTTTGGGCTTTATGACGGTGTACTCATCAAGGATAACCACATCGTTGCCGCTGGAGGTATTGGTAACGCCGTTCAGCGTGCGCGACAGATTGTTCCACACACCGCAAAGATCGAGGTCGAGGTTGAATCCCTGGATCAGGTCGATGAAGCTCTAAAAGCAGGAGCGGACATCTTACTCCTTGACAACATGGCTCCCAGCATTATGAAAAGTGTTGTACATGAAGTGGGGGATCTTGCGGTGACAGAAGCCTCCGGTGGTATTACACTTGACAAAGTAAAAACTGTGGCAGCAGCCGGTGTAGATCTCATCTCTGTCGGGGCATTGACGCATTCAGCGATGCCGATGGATATTAGTTTGACGCTGACGCTCATTGCTCAATAG